The nucleotide window GCATTTGACCGGTAGTAAAAAGCCGCCAGGTGCTTATATACTGAAGTCTCCACCATAATCCCCATTTCTTCAGGATCGGCAAGGACATTGTCCAACATAAGGACAGCGTTTCTAATAGCCGCATCTGCAATATAAATCTTCGGCTTGGCCTTCATTATTTTTTTCCCGTCGAGACTGACCGGATAGCTGACATAAATCAGGTTTGCCTGCTCAAGGAACTGGATATAATTCGAAATGGTTACAGACGGCGTGTTATCTAGTTCCTTACTCATTGTAGTGATATTAATAATATTGGATGAATTAAAACACAGATATAAAAACACTTTTTCTAAAACTGCCGCATTACGGATGTTAAACAACGCAGGGATATCACGCTTTAATACCTTATCGACTACATCCTCACGCAGCACCCTTTGGGCATAATAATCATCCTTTGATAGGGCAAGCTCGGGGAACCCGCCAACTGTCAGATAGCGGTGGAAATGCTTTTGCAGAGGTGTAAGGCAGTTCATAATGTCATACAGCTCAGGCTGCTTAAGATTGGCAAGTTCTATTGGTTTAATAGTCGAATAAAGACACCAAAACCGAGCAAAGGTGAGGTGTCAATATGATAAGGAGTGGGAAATGGATGGATATTAAAGAAATGTATGAAAATGGGCTGAGCATCAACGAAATAGCCCGCCGTACCGGCCGAGACCGAAAAACCATTAGAAAAGTACTGGAATCAGACAAACCTCAAAAATCTGTTAAAAGAAGAAACACCCAAAGCTGCCTTGATCCCTACAAAGATTATATCATACAACGAATGGCGCAAGGAGTGCTGAACGCGGAGAAAATACTTAAAGAGATTAAGGCCCAAGGATATCCTGGACAAATCACTATTTTGCGGTTGTTTATGCAGCCGTTTAGACCACTGGCCGAAAAAAGATACACTGAACGATACGAGACAGGATCAGGAGAACAAGCCCAGTGTGACTGGGGCAGTTTCGGCTATATATATGACCAGGGCAGGCGACAGAAACTTTACGGCTTTGTCATGGTTCTCTCCTACTCCCGACTGATGTATCTGGAATTTACCACACAGATGGACACCGAAACCTTAATGCGCTGTCATATCAATGCCTTCAACTACTTTAACGGCGTGACAGACAAAATACTCTACGATAATCAAAAGACGGTGGTACTGGGCAGAGACAGTGAAGGACATCTAATCTGGAACGAAAGATTTTTAAACTTTGCCCGCCACTACGGCTTCATCCCCAAACTCTGCCGGCCCTATCGGCCGCGGACAAAAGGGAAAGTTGAAAGACTGATTCGTTATGTTAAAGAAAACTTCTTCTGCGGCCTTCAATTTAGTGATCTGGTCGATTTAAATCAGCAAGCCTTAAACTGGCTGAATACCACAGCTAACACAAAAATTCACCAGACCACGCAGGCTATCCCGTTTGAACGCTGGGAAGAAGAAAAACTAAAGCCAATATCTATTCATCCTTTTGACAC belongs to Bacillota bacterium and includes:
- a CDS encoding DUF4143 domain-containing protein encodes the protein MNCLTPLQKHFHRYLTVGGFPELALSKDDYYAQRVLREDVVDKVLKRDIPALFNIRNAAVLEKVFLYLCFNSSNIINITTMSKELDNTPSVTISNYIQFLEQANLIYVSYPVSLDGKKIMKAKPKIYIADAAIRNAVLMLDNVLADPEEMGIMVETSVYKHLAAFYYRSNAKVGYYRRPGGSEKEIDVVVELPQGKILVEVKYRENAVNKENDAIVEMSMDKGKIIAAIVVTKKPEDFGIMPHDTSVPIMRIPAHGFLYLLGHAERTHYLG
- a CDS encoding IS21 family transposase; the protein is MDIKEMYENGLSINEIARRTGRDRKTIRKVLESDKPQKSVKRRNTQSCLDPYKDYIIQRMAQGVLNAEKILKEIKAQGYPGQITILRLFMQPFRPLAEKRYTERYETGSGEQAQCDWGSFGYIYDQGRRQKLYGFVMVLSYSRLMYLEFTTQMDTETLMRCHINAFNYFNGVTDKILYDNQKTVVLGRDSEGHLIWNERFLNFARHYGFIPKLCRPYRPRTKGKVERLIRYVKENFFCGLQFSDLVDLNQQALNWLNTTANTKIHQTTQAIPFERWEEEKLKPISIHPFDTATYTQRRVSMDCLISYQRNYYSVPWELAGRDIIVRIEQNQLEVIFNGKIYTRYQLAKGQYQRIINREHYQGIKKVKSCQLIKSLILTSTSPLVQIRSLAEYESLIG